The region CTACATAGAAGAAAGAGCTATAGAAATTGCAAAGTACATAATAAAGGAACAAGCAACTGTAAGACAAACAGCAAGCGTATTTGGTGTTAGTAAAAGCACTGTTCATAAAGACGTTACAGAACGTCTTCCCAAGATAAACCCTCTTATAGCAGGAAAAGTAAAAAAAGTACTAGATAAGAATAAAGCTGAAAGGCATATTAGGGGCGGAAAAGCAACAAAAATGAAATATCAAGCCCTTAGTAGGCAATGAACAAGAACAAAATCTTCGATTCAAACAAACTAAGGAAGATTTTGCCTATATCCATAAACGGAAATTATATTCAAAATTATCCACAATTTAATAAGGAATATAATTTCCTATGGATTATAAGAAAATTTATATACAGAGGGAGAATATTATCCTTCCATTTGGAAGGATAATATTTTTTTTCTGAAAAATGAAAAAGTTAAAGGAATTTCATACATTTTGTAGAAGTAAATAAAGGGAAATTATGAGCATATTTTTGAATTAATTTAATATTTATATTAATAAGGTACAAGCTATTAAAATTTATATACATACTCTTCAAAATTTACATATCGGAACTCTTAGGACCTAAAAGGCTTTCCCGCATATTTTACATAACTAGTCCATAAAGCTTACGGGTCCGCTCCAAATTACAAGATAATAAAAGAAAGTGAGGTTAGGTTGAATGTTGGGATTCAGGACAGACA is a window of Caloranaerobacter ferrireducens DNA encoding:
- the spoIIID gene encoding sporulation transcriptional regulator SpoIIID, producing the protein MKDYIEERAIEIAKYIIKEQATVRQTASVFGVSKSTVHKDVTERLPKINPLIAGKVKKVLDKNKAERHIRGGKATKMKYQALSRQ